In Miscanthus floridulus cultivar M001 chromosome 5, ASM1932011v1, whole genome shotgun sequence, one genomic interval encodes:
- the LOC136452487 gene encoding leucine-rich repeat extensin-like protein 3 translates to MTTPPRNTTLPILLVFLLLAPHLLATPAAAAFASRGLSASDAAHIRLRQLLQYHNGGGADDGSDVVVDPSYAFPNPRLRDAYVALQAWRRAILSDPHNVTGSWTGPDVCAYGGVYCAPSPQDPGLTVVASVDLNHADLAGHLPEALGRLADLAVLHLNSNRFCGLVPRSLDRLHALHELDLSNNRLVGAFPDVVLRLPSLRYLDLRFNDFEGPVPSELFDRPLDAIFINSNRFRFQIPDNVGNSPASVLVLANNDFGGCLPASVANMSDTLNEIILMNTGLKSCVPPELGALTGLTVLDLSFNKLMGAIPDELASLHSVEQLDLGHNRLVGDVPEGICRLPHLQNFTYSYNFITGEPPACLHVKTLADRRNCIPYRPDQRSPEQCSFFNNHHVNCDAFKCKKFVLPSPPLPPPSPPPPSPPPPSPSPPPPSPPPPSPPPPSPSPPPPSPPPPSPPPPSPPPPSPPPPSPSPPPPSPPPPSPPPPSPSPPPPYYEVSPEERYLSPPPPPYTEVPPPPYYEVSPEDRYLSPPPPPHHESPPPPPPVHHDPPPPPYYEVSPEDRYLSPPPPPAPASLPKYDYSSPPPPRALPKLPVYDYSSPPPPAAGWRP, encoded by the coding sequence ATGACGACGCCACCGCGCAACACGACCCTGCCCATCCTCCTGGTCTTCCTCCTGCTCGCGCCGCACCTCCTCGCcacaccagcggcggcggcgttcgcCAGCCGGGGCCTCAGCGCGTCCGACGCCGCGCACATCAGGCTGCGCCAGCTCCTGCAGTACCacaacggcggcggcgccgaCGACGGCAGCGACGTGGTGGTGGACCCGTCGTACGCGTTCCCGAACCCGCGGCTCCGCGACGCGTACGTGGCGCTGCAGGCGTGGCGGCGCGCCATCCTCTCCGACCCGCACAACGTGACGGGCTCGTGGACGGGGCCCGACGTGTGCGCCTACGGCGGCGTCTACTGCGCCCCGTCGCCGCAGGACCCGGGCCTCACCGTCGTCGCCTCCGTCGACCTCAACCACGCCGACCTCGCCGGACACCTGCCCGAGGCGCTGGGCCGGCTGGCCGACCTCGCCGTGCTCCACCTCAACTCCAACCGCTTCTGCGGCCTCGTGCCCCGGTCGCTCGACCGGCTGCACGCGCTCCACGAGCTCGACCTCAGCAACAACCGCCTCGTCGGCGCGTTCCCCGACGTCGTGCTCCGCCTGCCCAGCCTGAGGTACCTCGACCTCCGCTTCAACGACTTCGAGGGCCCCGTGCCCAGCGAGCTCTTCGACCGCCCGCTCGACGCCATCTTCATCAACTCCAACCGCTTCCGCTTCCAGATCCCCGACAACGTCGGCAACTCGCCGGCCtccgtgctcgtgctcgccaaCAACGACTTCGGCGGCTGCCTCCCGGCCTCCGTCGCCAACATGTCGGACACGCTCAACGAGATCATCCTCATGAACACGGGGCTCAAGTCCTGCGTCCCGCCGGAGCTCGGCGCGCTCACGGGCCTCACTGTGCTCGACCTcagcttcaacaagctcatgggcGCCATCCCCGACGAGCTCGCGAGCCTCCACAGCGTCGAGCAGCTCGACCTCGGCCACAACCGCCTCGTCGGGGACGTGCCGGAGGGGATCTGCCGCCTGCCGCACCTCCAGAACTTCACCTATTCCTACAACTTCATCACCGGCGAGCCGCCCGCCTGCCTGCACGTTAAGACCCTCGCCGACCGCCGGAACTGCATTCCCTACCGCCCCGACCAGAGGTCGCCGGAGCAGTGCAGCTTCTTCAACAACCACCACGTCAACTGCGATGCCTTCAAGTGCAAGAAGTTCGTCCTGCCGTCGCCACCCCTGCCGCCACCGTCAcctcctccgccatcaccaccTCCACCGTCGCCGTCTCCACCACCGCCTTCGCCTccgccaccatctcctcctccgccatcaccatcCCCTCCCCCACCTTCGCCTCCTCCACCATCTCCTCCGCCACCTTCACCTCCTCCGCCGTCTCCTCCACCCCCATCGCcatcccctcctcctccttctcccccaccgccgtctccacctccaccatccccatcaCCGCCACCTCCCTACTACGAGGTGTCACCGGAGGAACGGTACCTCTCCCCGCCGCCTCCGCCCTACACTGAGGTCCCACCGCCGCCCTACTACGAGGTGTCACCGGAGGACCGGTACCTCtcgccacctccaccaccacaccacgagtcgccaccgccgccacctccagtCCACCACGACCCGCCACCTCCACCCTACTACGAGGTGTCTCCGGAGGACCGGTacctctcgccgccgccgccgccagccccgGCTAGCTTGCCCAAGTACGACTACTCGTCACCTCCGCCGCCACGGGCATTGCCTAAGCTGCCTGTGTACGATTActcgtcgccgccaccgccggcggcCGGTTGGAGACCGTAA